The Paracoccus albus region CAGGATCACTCTGGAAGCGGCGGACATGCCCGGCCAGATCCGAAACCCGGTCAAATTGCACTTTCAGGCACGATCACCTGCAAAAACGCCGAACAGTTGAAAACCGTGCTTGAGCAGGTTCCCAAGCACATAGCGCTGAGCCGGCAAGAGCCGGGATGCCTGTTTTTCGAGATCAACCAAACGGACGATCCGATGGTCTGGCGCGTTGAGGAGCTATATGCGGATCAGGATGGGCTCGACGCGCATAAAGAGCGGCTTGCCGCCAGCGAATGGGCCAGCAAGACGACAGAGCTCACGCGCGACATCCAGCGAATCGACGGTTAGGCCGAAAGCTTGCAGACGCGCCTGACCGCTGCGGCATAGCCGTCTGTCCCGAGGCCGGCGATGACCGCGTCGGCCCGGTTACTGACATAGGAGTGATGGCGGAACGCCTCGCGCTTGTGGATCTGGCTGATATGAACCTCGATCACCGGACCTTCGAAGGCGTTCAGCGCATCCAGCAATGCAATCGAACTGTGGGACAGACCACCGGGATTTATCACGATACCAACAGCGGTTTCGCGTGCCTCATGTATCCAGTCGATCAGTTGGCCTTCCCAGTTGGATTGCATAGCCTCGATCCGGAAGCCCTCGGCGCAGGCGCCCTGTGCCAATGCTTCGACATCGGCCAGTGTCTCATGTCCGTAATGCTCTGGCTGGCGCTTGCCCAGCAGGTTCAGGTTCGGGCCGTTCAGCAAAAGGATCGTCTTCACGCCTTATCTCCAACAGGGAAGTCGCGCTGATATTTGATGAATGGCGTGCGCGTGGCAACCCGGTCATACAGCATCCGACCCGCATAGTTGTCTTCGGCGGTCAGCCAATAAATGGCCTCGGCGCCGCGAGATTCGGCAGCCGAAGCGACTGCCTCGATCAGGGCGCGACCGACGCCTTTGCCACGGGCATCTGGGGTTGTGAACAAATCCTGCAGATAACACACGCCGCCGGGCCGCCAGAGGTTCGGATGGAAAACGTAATGCGTCAGTCCAAGCAACGCATCGCCTTCCTCGGCAACAAGGCCCATGAAGTCGTTTTCGTTGCCAGAGGTCAGCCGGGTGAAGGCCGAATCGAAAAATGACTGTGGGCGGTCGGGATGGCCATAGAACTGCTGATAACCATCCCATAGCACCTGCCATCTCGCTTTATCGTCGGGTTCGAGCGCACGAATTTTCAATGGTTTACCTTCCCTGACGGCGAGCCATAAAGGCCAGTTTTTCAAACAACGCGACATCTTGTTCGTTCTTCAGCAAGGCACCGTGCATCTTAGGCAGCATTTCACCGGGCGCCTTCTTCAGATCCTCTGGCGCAATATCTTCGGCAAGGATCAGCTTCAGCCAATCCAGCAGCTCGGACGTTGACGGTTTCTTTTTCAGCCCCGGAACGTCGCGGATCTCGAAGAACTGGCTCAACGCCTCTTGCAGAAGTCTTGGCTTCAGACCGGGGTAATGGACGTCCACGATGCGGGCCAGACCTTCCGCATCCGGGAAGCGGATATAGTGAAAGAAGCAACGCCGCAGGAATGCGTCAGGCAATTCCTTCTCATTGTTCGAAGTTATGATGACCACGGGCCGATGCGTGGCCTGCACGGTCTGGCCTGTTTCGTAAACAAAGAACTCCATCCGGTCGAGTTCCTGCAATAGGTCATTCGGAAATTCGATATCGGCCTTGTCGATTTCATCAATCAGCAGAACGG contains the following coding sequences:
- a CDS encoding putative quinol monooxygenase, whose product is MKTVLEQVPKHIALSRQEPGCLFFEINQTDDPMVWRVEELYADQDGLDAHKERLAASEWASKTTELTRDIQRIDG
- a CDS encoding type II 3-dehydroquinate dehydratase, producing the protein MKTILLLNGPNLNLLGKRQPEHYGHETLADVEALAQGACAEGFRIEAMQSNWEGQLIDWIHEARETAVGIVINPGGLSHSSIALLDALNAFEGPVIEVHISQIHKREAFRHHSYVSNRADAVIAGLGTDGYAAAVRRVCKLSA
- a CDS encoding GNAT family N-acetyltransferase, encoding MKIRALEPDDKARWQVLWDGYQQFYGHPDRPQSFFDSAFTRLTSGNENDFMGLVAEEGDALLGLTHYVFHPNLWRPGGVCYLQDLFTTPDARGKGVGRALIEAVASAAESRGAEAIYWLTAEDNYAGRMLYDRVATRTPFIKYQRDFPVGDKA
- a CDS encoding AAA family ATPase, whose protein sequence is MQFSSTASYVAPPELTMAVNAAITLERPLLVKGEPGTGKTELARQVAASLGLPIIEWNVKSTTKAQQGLYEYDAVSRLRDSQLGDARVHDVANYIRKGKLWQAFEADGKTVLLIDEIDKADIEFPNDLLQELDRMEFFVYETGQTVQATHRPVVIITSNNEKELPDAFLRRCFFHYIRFPDAEGLARIVDVHYPGLKPRLLQEALSQFFEIRDVPGLKKKPSTSELLDWLKLILAEDIAPEDLKKAPGEMLPKMHGALLKNEQDVALFEKLAFMARRQGR